From one Leifsonia soli genomic stretch:
- the trpS gene encoding tryptophan--tRNA ligase — MTTLPRLYSGMQPSADSLHLGNYIGALLQWKELQSTHDAFFSVVDLHAITVAQDPAELREKTRRTAAQYIAAGIDPSASTLYVQSHVPAHAQLAWILNTITGFGEASRMTQFKDKSAKQGAEATSVGLFAYPVLMAADILLFDAEVVPVGDDQRQHVELTRDLAERFNGRFGPTFVVPQAMILKDSARIYDLQNPESKMSKSAESGAGIIWMLDEPEVTRKKIMRAVTDTDGVVSFDRAGKPGISNLLSIYSALSGRTIESIEVEYEGKGYGDFKKGLVEVVVEEFAPVRKRALDLLADPGELDRILATNAQRASEVAEGTLEKAYDRIGLLRRAR; from the coding sequence ATGACGACACTCCCCCGCCTCTACTCCGGCATGCAGCCGTCGGCCGACTCGCTGCACCTCGGCAACTACATCGGAGCGCTCCTGCAGTGGAAGGAGCTCCAGAGCACGCACGACGCGTTCTTCTCGGTGGTCGACCTCCACGCCATCACGGTGGCGCAGGACCCGGCCGAGCTGCGCGAGAAGACCCGCCGCACCGCGGCGCAGTACATCGCGGCCGGGATCGACCCGTCCGCATCCACCCTCTACGTGCAGTCGCACGTGCCCGCCCACGCCCAGCTGGCCTGGATCCTCAACACGATCACGGGCTTCGGCGAGGCGTCGCGCATGACGCAGTTCAAGGACAAGTCGGCCAAGCAGGGCGCCGAGGCGACCTCGGTCGGGCTGTTCGCCTACCCGGTGCTGATGGCGGCGGACATCCTGCTCTTCGACGCAGAGGTCGTGCCCGTCGGCGACGACCAGCGCCAGCACGTCGAGCTCACCCGCGACCTCGCCGAGCGCTTCAACGGCCGCTTCGGCCCGACGTTCGTCGTTCCGCAGGCCATGATCCTGAAGGACAGCGCGCGCATCTACGACCTCCAGAACCCGGAGTCGAAGATGTCGAAGTCGGCGGAGTCGGGCGCGGGCATCATCTGGATGCTGGACGAGCCCGAGGTGACCCGCAAGAAGATCATGCGCGCCGTCACCGACACGGACGGCGTCGTGTCGTTCGACCGCGCGGGCAAGCCGGGCATCTCCAACCTGCTCTCGATCTACTCCGCGCTGAGCGGCCGCACGATCGAGTCGATCGAGGTCGAGTACGAGGGCAAAGGCTACGGCGACTTCAAGAAGGGTCTCGTGGAGGTGGTGGTCGAGGAGTTCGCCCCGGTCCGCAAGCGCGCGCTCGACCTGCTCGCCGACCCCGGCGAGCTCGACCGCATCCTCGCGACCAACGCGCAGCGCGCGAGCGAGGTGGCGGAGGGCACGCTCGAGAAGGCGTACGACCGCATCGGTCTGCTGAGACGGGCCCGCTGA
- a CDS encoding GNAT family N-acetyltransferase produces the protein MPAPVVLTGARVTLSTPGHADVDRIAEVCADPAIARWTTVPSPYTRDNAVGFVTSVVPDGWASGRVCTWAVRAEGALVGMISIGDIREHQGEIGYWMAPEARGHGIMSEAAALVIGYGFAPAPDGLALRKLVWRALAGNAASAAVARRAGFRWDGVVPGGAEQRGERFDEWRGTLLPADAGRAAGDWPDVSYVQAPA, from the coding sequence ATGCCGGCGCCGGTCGTCCTGACGGGGGCGCGGGTGACGCTCTCGACGCCCGGCCACGCGGATGTCGACCGGATCGCCGAGGTGTGCGCCGACCCGGCCATCGCCCGCTGGACGACCGTGCCGTCGCCGTACACGCGCGACAACGCGGTGGGATTCGTGACCAGCGTCGTCCCGGACGGCTGGGCGAGCGGCCGGGTCTGCACGTGGGCGGTCCGGGCGGAGGGCGCACTCGTCGGCATGATCAGCATCGGTGACATCCGCGAGCACCAGGGCGAGATCGGCTACTGGATGGCGCCGGAGGCGCGCGGGCACGGCATCATGTCCGAGGCGGCCGCGCTGGTGATCGGCTACGGTTTCGCACCGGCACCGGACGGCCTCGCGCTGCGGAAACTGGTGTGGCGCGCGCTGGCGGGCAACGCCGCCAGCGCCGCCGTGGCCCGCCGCGCCGGCTTCCGCTGGGACGGCGTCGTCCCGGGCGGGGCCGAGCAGCGCGGCGAGCGGTTCGACGAGTGGCGCGGCACCCTTCTGCCGGCGGACGCCGGACGCGCGGCGGGCGACTGGCCGGACGTCTCGTACGTGCAGGCACCCGCGTGA
- a CDS encoding FAD-dependent oxidoreductase, with protein sequence MTTKSTTRTEVQRLRERPRAQVLVVGGGINGLGTFRDLALQGVDVVLVERNDFVSGASAASSHMIHGGIRYLENGEFRLVKESVTERNGLLKIAPHYVKPLETTIPIFSTFSGILAAPLRFLTHKQGKPKERGAFLIKTGLTIYDSFSRDGGSVPRHTFHGRKKSLEILPALNPDLKYTATYFDASVHDPERLALDVLSDGLAAGPHARAVNYVEAIGARDGGVLVRDRETGEEFTITADVVVNASGPWTDLTNEALGQETRYMGGTKGSHIVLDNPELLEACQGREMFFENNDGRIVLIYPLKGRVMVGTTDIDADMSERAVITEDEIDYFIELVSHVFPRIPVTREQIVYTFSGVRPLPHHDDTAPGFVSRDYRIVPGTVAGLGDTTVLSLVGGKWTTFRALSEHLANETLKALGATRTVETLGLPIGGGAGFPTTPQAERDWIARYGADVGDERAAMLLHRYGTKATYVIDAIAGWDGDDVPLAAAPTYSRAEIDHVVRSEHVVHLDDVFLRRTSLAFTGAVSLPLVHEIAEITANALGWSPNRRAEEEDSFVADLADAHRVQLKSGDGSEAAALR encoded by the coding sequence GTGACGACGAAGTCGACCACCCGCACCGAGGTCCAGCGCCTCCGCGAACGCCCGCGAGCACAGGTGCTCGTCGTCGGCGGCGGCATCAACGGACTCGGCACCTTCCGCGACCTCGCCCTGCAGGGCGTCGACGTCGTCCTCGTCGAGCGCAACGACTTCGTTTCCGGCGCATCGGCGGCCTCCAGCCACATGATCCACGGCGGCATCCGCTACCTCGAGAACGGCGAGTTCCGCCTCGTCAAGGAGTCGGTGACGGAGCGCAACGGCCTGCTGAAGATCGCGCCGCACTACGTCAAGCCGCTCGAGACCACGATCCCGATCTTCTCCACCTTCTCCGGCATCCTCGCGGCCCCGCTCCGCTTCCTCACCCACAAGCAGGGCAAGCCGAAGGAGCGCGGCGCGTTCCTCATCAAGACCGGCCTGACCATCTACGACTCCTTCTCGCGCGACGGCGGCTCGGTGCCGCGGCACACCTTCCACGGCCGGAAGAAGTCGCTCGAGATCCTGCCGGCGCTGAACCCGGACCTCAAGTACACGGCGACCTACTTCGACGCCTCCGTGCACGACCCGGAGCGCCTCGCCCTCGACGTCCTCTCCGACGGTCTCGCCGCCGGCCCGCACGCCCGTGCGGTCAACTACGTCGAGGCCATCGGCGCCCGCGACGGCGGCGTGCTGGTGCGCGACCGCGAGACCGGCGAGGAGTTCACGATCACGGCGGACGTCGTCGTCAACGCCTCCGGTCCGTGGACCGACCTGACCAACGAGGCGCTCGGCCAGGAGACGCGCTACATGGGCGGCACCAAGGGCTCGCACATCGTGCTCGACAACCCGGAGCTCCTGGAGGCCTGCCAGGGCCGCGAGATGTTCTTCGAGAACAACGACGGCCGCATCGTCCTCATCTACCCGCTCAAGGGCCGCGTCATGGTCGGCACGACCGACATCGACGCGGACATGTCGGAGCGTGCAGTCATCACCGAGGACGAGATCGACTACTTCATCGAACTGGTCTCGCACGTTTTCCCACGCATCCCGGTCACCCGCGAGCAGATCGTCTACACCTTCTCCGGCGTCCGTCCGCTGCCGCACCACGACGACACGGCCCCCGGGTTCGTGTCGCGCGACTACCGGATCGTCCCCGGCACGGTCGCCGGCCTCGGCGACACCACGGTGCTCAGCCTGGTCGGCGGCAAGTGGACGACGTTCCGAGCACTCAGCGAGCACCTCGCCAACGAGACGCTGAAGGCGCTCGGCGCGACCCGCACCGTCGAGACCCTCGGGCTGCCGATCGGCGGCGGGGCCGGCTTCCCGACCACGCCGCAGGCGGAGCGCGACTGGATCGCCCGGTACGGCGCGGATGTCGGCGACGAGCGCGCCGCCATGCTGCTGCACCGCTACGGCACGAAGGCCACGTACGTCATCGACGCGATCGCCGGCTGGGACGGGGACGACGTCCCGCTCGCCGCCGCTCCGACCTACTCCCGTGCGGAGATCGACCACGTCGTCCGGAGCGAGCACGTCGTGCACCTCGACGACGTGTTCCTGCGGCGCACGAGCCTGGCGTTCACCGGCGCGGTCAGCCTGCCTCTGGTGCACGAGATCGCCGAAATAACGGCAAACGCGCTCGGATGGTCGCCAAACCGCCGTGCGGAGGAGGAAGATTCGTTCGTAGCGGACCTCGCCGACGCCCACCGGGTGCAGTTGAAGTCGGGGGACGGGAGCGAAGCCGCGGCGCTTCGATAA
- a CDS encoding sugar-binding transcriptional regulator, with protein sequence MPQPETEHLPDKVRDALKAGHLYYMQDLTMEAIAHEMHTSRSSVSRLLSYARSSGLVTIQIAEPHEGASRIQQTIHERFGIAAHIVPMPSAISDVDRLERVAISAARILDRFIDSNQTVGIAWGSTMSALSRHLIPKELHNVEFVQLNGAGNTYTTGVLYASEILRRFGDTYSGTIQEFPVPALFDDPQTKIAMWRERSTRRILDIQERMDVAIFGLGSPFSEVRSHVYAGGYLDQADYASLDDSGVVGDVATVFFREDGSHHGIPLNERASGPDIDLIKRVPRRVCIVSGPSKVHSLRGALAAGLITDLIVDEGTARALVQLTQPLPVEPAGEPRSAAAA encoded by the coding sequence ATGCCCCAGCCCGAGACCGAGCATCTGCCCGACAAGGTCCGCGACGCCCTCAAGGCGGGCCACCTGTACTACATGCAGGACCTCACGATGGAGGCCATCGCGCACGAGATGCACACCTCGCGCTCCAGCGTCTCCCGGCTGCTGAGCTATGCGCGGTCGTCCGGTCTGGTCACCATCCAGATCGCCGAGCCGCACGAAGGCGCGAGCCGCATCCAGCAGACGATCCACGAGCGCTTCGGCATCGCGGCGCACATCGTGCCCATGCCGAGCGCGATCAGCGACGTCGACCGGCTGGAGCGCGTCGCGATCTCCGCTGCACGAATTCTCGACCGGTTCATCGACTCCAACCAGACCGTCGGGATCGCGTGGGGCTCGACCATGAGCGCTCTGAGCAGGCACCTCATCCCGAAGGAGCTGCACAACGTCGAGTTCGTCCAGCTCAACGGCGCCGGCAACACCTACACGACCGGCGTGCTCTATGCGTCCGAGATCCTCCGCCGCTTCGGCGACACCTACTCGGGCACGATCCAGGAGTTCCCGGTCCCCGCGCTGTTCGACGACCCGCAGACCAAGATCGCGATGTGGCGCGAGCGCAGCACCCGGCGCATCCTCGACATCCAGGAGCGGATGGATGTGGCGATCTTCGGCCTCGGCTCCCCGTTCTCGGAGGTCCGGTCGCACGTCTATGCAGGCGGCTACCTCGACCAGGCGGACTACGCATCGCTCGACGATTCGGGCGTCGTCGGCGACGTCGCGACCGTGTTCTTCCGCGAGGACGGCAGCCATCACGGCATCCCGCTGAATGAGCGCGCGAGCGGTCCGGACATCGACCTGATCAAGCGGGTCCCGCGCCGGGTCTGCATCGTGTCCGGCCCCTCCAAGGTGCACAGCCTCCGCGGCGCTCTCGCCGCAGGCCTGATCACCGACCTCATCGTCGACGAGGGCACGGCGCGGGCGCTCGTGCAGCTCACGCAGCCCCTGCCCGTCGAGCCTGCCGGCGAGCCGCGGTCCGCTGCCGCCGCGTAA
- a CDS encoding HAD-IA family hydrolase has protein sequence MSDLRIVLFDLDDTLFAHRAAVEAGILRYAETLGPPYGTAEADEVVTLWHDLEEEHYHSYLAGDLDFEGQRRARACDFAARHGVELDDAQASAWFADYFEHYVAAWSLHDDAVPALDALQAALPGVRFGLITNGDLAFQGRKVEAVGLDARMDHLIASGEVGVAKPEAAIFRFACDAFGVRPDQAAYVGDRLRTDAIGAARAGLTGVWLNRRNAVPSPDDERDAVAAAVHIIPTLADLAPLLTRIAPPASS, from the coding sequence GTGAGCGACCTCCGGATCGTGCTGTTCGACCTCGACGACACGCTGTTCGCGCATCGCGCCGCCGTCGAGGCCGGCATCCTGCGCTACGCCGAGACTCTCGGCCCGCCCTACGGGACGGCCGAGGCGGACGAGGTGGTCACCCTCTGGCACGACCTCGAAGAGGAGCACTACCACTCCTACCTCGCGGGCGACCTCGACTTCGAGGGGCAGCGCCGGGCGCGCGCCTGCGACTTCGCGGCCCGGCACGGGGTCGAACTCGACGACGCGCAGGCGAGCGCCTGGTTCGCCGACTACTTCGAGCACTACGTCGCCGCCTGGTCGCTGCACGACGACGCGGTGCCGGCGCTCGATGCGCTCCAGGCGGCCCTCCCGGGGGTCCGCTTCGGCCTGATCACGAACGGCGACCTGGCCTTCCAGGGCCGGAAGGTGGAGGCGGTCGGCCTCGACGCCCGCATGGACCACCTGATCGCGTCCGGGGAGGTCGGGGTCGCCAAGCCCGAAGCCGCGATCTTCCGCTTCGCGTGCGACGCCTTCGGGGTCCGCCCCGACCAGGCCGCCTACGTCGGCGACCGGCTGAGGACGGACGCGATCGGCGCCGCCCGGGCCGGACTCACCGGGGTGTGGCTCAACCGGCGCAACGCCGTGCCGTCCCCCGACGACGAGCGCGACGCCGTCGCCGCCGCTGTGCACATCATCCCGACCCTGGCCGACCTCGCCCCGCTGCTGACGCGCATCGCACCGCCGGCATCGAGCTGA
- a CDS encoding aquaporin encodes MDNIGVDFLSELVGTAMLVLLGTGVVANVALIKNKGFNGGFLMVNFGWGIAVFSGVVVAYNSGAHLNPAVTLGLVANGAKTFGSAAAHTLVPVNFITVLLYILAQLIGAIIGAVLTFLAYKRHFDEEPDPANKLGVFSTGPAIRGYGWNLVTEIIGTFVLVFVVIAFGHQPGQAAGLAALGALPVALLVIGIGASLGGPTGYAINPARDLGPRIAHAILPIKGKGSSDWAYSWVPIVGPIIGGLIAGWLALLLLPLIK; translated from the coding sequence GTGGACAATATCGGTGTAGATTTCCTGTCCGAGCTGGTAGGCACAGCGATGCTGGTCCTGCTCGGTACCGGTGTCGTGGCGAACGTCGCCCTCATCAAGAACAAGGGCTTCAACGGCGGGTTCCTGATGGTCAACTTCGGTTGGGGCATCGCGGTGTTCTCGGGTGTGGTCGTCGCCTACAACTCCGGAGCGCACCTCAACCCGGCTGTGACCCTCGGACTCGTCGCCAACGGCGCCAAGACATTCGGCTCCGCGGCGGCGCACACCCTGGTGCCGGTCAACTTCATCACGGTGCTGCTGTACATCCTGGCTCAGCTGATCGGCGCGATCATCGGCGCCGTGCTGACGTTCCTGGCGTACAAGCGGCACTTCGACGAGGAGCCGGACCCGGCGAACAAGCTCGGTGTCTTCTCGACCGGCCCGGCCATCCGCGGCTACGGCTGGAACCTGGTCACCGAGATCATCGGCACGTTCGTGCTGGTCTTCGTGGTGATCGCGTTCGGCCACCAGCCCGGCCAGGCGGCCGGCCTCGCCGCCCTCGGGGCTCTCCCCGTCGCCCTCCTCGTGATCGGCATCGGCGCCAGCCTCGGTGGTCCGACCGGGTACGCCATCAACCCTGCTCGTGACCTCGGTCCGCGCATCGCTCACGCGATCCTCCCGATCAAGGGCAAGGGCTCGAGCGACTGGGCGTACTCGTGGGTCCCGATCGTCGGCCCGATCATCGGCGGTCTGATCGCCGGCTGGCTGGCGCTGCTGCTCCTCCCGCTCATCAAGTGA
- a CDS encoding YhjD/YihY/BrkB family envelope integrity protein, with the protein MAKKSRGEPSPPDPGLQRAAGNVEPEAEESLKERLVERADPLVRRFQRPVARVTGWAKWVKDLRPYRVYINYSYSDGNLRAAGMGYQSLFAVFAAVWVGFSVASFWLAGNEAVFDALVALINRAVPGLIQTPTTVGAIPQDELRNASSFGWTGIIAAVGLIWTAIGWLYYTRQAVRAVFRLSRDTTSYVLQKVRDLGLALVFGVLFVFSALLSILSTQALTLILDLAGLSSDSFWTNAAARFSGLVVSVALNIVTLGAMFRIMSRVAIPWRNLFFGALLGALVLAGLSALGGLLLGGTYKNPLLATFAVFIGLLLWFNLISRVILLSASWIAIGMFDRGLSPRAVTPEEEAAERAAAEHEARVLVARSELARAQDELAAARWFSRLAAQRRVARAEQRLNDLLDGEPAGPLGVGRPR; encoded by the coding sequence GTGGCCAAGAAGTCCCGAGGCGAGCCCTCCCCGCCGGACCCGGGTCTCCAGCGCGCCGCGGGCAATGTGGAGCCGGAGGCGGAGGAGTCGCTGAAGGAGCGCCTGGTGGAGCGCGCCGACCCCCTGGTGCGGCGGTTCCAGCGCCCGGTCGCCCGCGTCACGGGCTGGGCGAAGTGGGTCAAGGATCTGCGGCCCTACCGCGTGTACATCAACTACTCGTACTCGGACGGCAATCTGCGCGCCGCCGGGATGGGGTACCAGTCGCTGTTCGCCGTGTTCGCCGCGGTCTGGGTGGGATTCTCGGTCGCGAGCTTCTGGCTCGCGGGCAACGAGGCCGTCTTCGACGCGCTCGTCGCCCTGATCAACCGGGCGGTCCCCGGACTCATCCAGACCCCGACGACGGTCGGCGCGATCCCGCAGGACGAGCTCAGGAACGCGAGCTCCTTCGGCTGGACGGGCATCATCGCCGCCGTCGGCCTGATCTGGACGGCCATCGGCTGGCTGTACTACACGCGACAGGCGGTGCGCGCGGTGTTCCGTCTCAGCCGCGACACCACCAGCTACGTGCTGCAGAAGGTGCGCGACCTCGGGCTCGCGCTGGTCTTCGGCGTGCTGTTCGTGTTCTCCGCGCTGCTCAGCATCCTGAGCACGCAGGCGCTGACGCTCATCCTGGACCTGGCCGGGCTCTCGTCCGACTCGTTCTGGACGAACGCGGCCGCCCGCTTCTCAGGTCTCGTGGTCTCCGTCGCCCTGAACATCGTGACGCTGGGGGCGATGTTCCGGATCATGTCGCGCGTCGCCATCCCGTGGCGGAACCTGTTCTTCGGCGCGCTGCTCGGCGCACTGGTGCTCGCCGGACTGAGCGCGCTCGGCGGGCTGCTCCTCGGCGGCACCTACAAGAACCCGCTACTGGCGACCTTCGCCGTGTTCATCGGCCTCCTGCTCTGGTTCAACCTCATCTCGCGCGTCATCCTGCTCTCGGCGTCGTGGATCGCGATCGGGATGTTCGACCGCGGCCTCTCGCCGCGGGCCGTCACCCCGGAGGAGGAAGCCGCGGAGCGCGCCGCCGCCGAGCACGAGGCGCGTGTGCTCGTCGCGCGGTCGGAGCTGGCCCGGGCGCAGGACGAGCTGGCGGCGGCACGATGGTTCTCCCGCCTCGCCGCGCAGCGCCGGGTCGCGCGGGCCGAGCAGCGGCTGAATGACCTGCTCGACGGAGAACCGGCGGGCCCGCTGGGTGTCGGCCGCCCCCGGTAG
- the glpK gene encoding glycerol kinase GlpK — protein sequence MADYVVAIDQGTTSTRAIIFDKSGSIVSTGQLEHEQIFPKAGWVEHNPVEIWNNTREVIGQALSKADLTRHDIAAVGITNQRETAVVWDKNTGEPVYNAIVWQDTRTQPIVDRLASDGGTERFKDIVGLPLATYFSGTKIVWILENVEGARERAEAGDLLFGTTDTWVLWNLTGGPDGGVHATDVTNASRTLFMDLETLSWRDDILEVFGVPKSMLPAIKSSSEVYGQVEASSLLREVPVAGILGDQQAATFGQAAFDTGESKNTYGTGNFLIFNTGEEIVHSKNGLLTTLGYKLGDAAPHYALEGSIAVTGSLVQWLRDNLGIISSAPEIEELAKTVDDNGGAYFVPAFSGLFAPYWRADARGALVGLTRYVNKGHIARAVLEATAFQTREVLDAVNADSGVDLTELKVDGGMIANNLLMQFQADILGVPVIRPVVAETTALGAAYAAGLAVGFWSDLDDLRKNWQEDSRWTPNMAPEERDRQIRLWKKAVTKTFDWVDDDVRNA from the coding sequence ATGGCCGACTACGTCGTCGCCATCGATCAGGGCACGACCAGCACCCGGGCGATCATCTTCGACAAGTCCGGGTCGATCGTCTCGACCGGACAGCTCGAGCACGAGCAGATCTTCCCGAAGGCCGGCTGGGTCGAGCACAACCCGGTCGAGATCTGGAACAACACCCGCGAGGTCATCGGCCAGGCGCTCTCCAAGGCGGACCTGACCCGCCACGACATCGCGGCGGTCGGCATCACCAACCAGCGCGAGACCGCGGTGGTGTGGGACAAGAACACCGGCGAGCCGGTCTACAACGCGATCGTCTGGCAGGACACCCGCACCCAGCCGATCGTCGACCGCCTGGCGTCCGACGGCGGCACGGAGCGCTTCAAGGACATCGTCGGCCTGCCGCTGGCGACCTACTTCTCCGGCACGAAGATCGTGTGGATCCTGGAGAACGTCGAGGGCGCCCGCGAGCGCGCCGAGGCGGGCGACCTGCTGTTCGGCACGACCGACACCTGGGTGCTCTGGAACCTCACCGGCGGCCCGGACGGCGGCGTCCACGCGACGGACGTGACCAACGCGTCCCGCACGCTGTTCATGGATCTCGAGACGCTGAGCTGGCGCGACGACATCCTCGAGGTGTTCGGGGTGCCGAAGTCGATGCTCCCTGCCATCAAGAGCTCGTCCGAGGTCTACGGCCAGGTCGAGGCGTCCAGCCTCCTCCGCGAGGTGCCCGTCGCGGGCATCCTCGGCGACCAGCAGGCCGCGACCTTCGGCCAGGCCGCGTTCGACACCGGCGAGTCCAAGAACACGTACGGCACGGGCAACTTCCTCATCTTCAACACGGGCGAGGAGATCGTCCACTCGAAGAACGGTCTGCTGACGACCCTCGGCTACAAGCTCGGGGATGCGGCGCCGCACTACGCGCTGGAGGGGTCGATCGCGGTCACCGGCTCGCTGGTGCAGTGGCTGCGCGACAACCTCGGGATCATCTCCAGCGCACCGGAGATCGAAGAGCTGGCCAAGACGGTCGACGACAACGGCGGCGCCTACTTCGTGCCGGCGTTCTCCGGACTGTTCGCGCCGTACTGGCGGGCGGACGCGCGTGGCGCGCTCGTCGGCCTCACCCGGTACGTGAACAAGGGCCACATCGCCCGGGCGGTGCTGGAGGCCACGGCCTTCCAGACCCGCGAGGTGCTGGATGCCGTCAACGCCGACTCCGGCGTCGACCTCACGGAGCTCAAGGTCGACGGCGGCATGATCGCCAACAACCTGCTCATGCAGTTCCAGGCCGACATCCTCGGCGTCCCGGTGATCCGTCCGGTGGTCGCGGAGACGACGGCCCTCGGCGCCGCGTACGCCGCCGGCCTCGCCGTCGGGTTCTGGTCGGACCTCGACGACCTGCGCAAGAACTGGCAGGAGGACAGCCGCTGGACGCCGAACATGGCGCCGGAGGAGCGCGACCGTCAGATCCGTCTCTGGAAGAAGGCCGTCACCAAGACCTTCGACTGGGTCGACGACGACGTGCGCAACGCCTGA
- a CDS encoding exodeoxyribonuclease III, with protein MPSSRLRIATINANGIRAAFRKGMGAWLDGRDVDILAIQEVRASSEDLQGLLGDEWDIVHDPATAKGRAGVAIASRHRASIHRVELGPSEFDSAGRWLEADYEVAGTVITVVSAYVHSGEAGTEKQTEKYRFLDAMEARLPELQKHNELAVVMGDLNVGHRTLDIRNWKGNVKRAGFLPEEREYFDRILGAEGDPAYNDGAGLGWVDIVRKHAGEVDGPYTWWSWRGKAFDNDTGWRIDYQLATPALAERVTGWSVDRAAAYDERWSDHTPVVVDYAL; from the coding sequence ATGCCCTCGAGTCGCTTGCGCATCGCCACGATCAACGCCAACGGCATCCGCGCCGCCTTCCGCAAGGGCATGGGCGCCTGGCTCGACGGGCGCGACGTCGACATCCTCGCCATCCAGGAGGTGCGGGCCTCGTCCGAAGACCTGCAGGGGCTGCTCGGCGACGAGTGGGACATCGTCCACGACCCGGCCACCGCGAAGGGCCGCGCTGGTGTCGCGATCGCGAGCAGGCACCGCGCGTCCATCCACCGTGTGGAGCTCGGCCCGAGCGAGTTCGACAGCGCGGGCCGCTGGCTGGAGGCCGACTACGAGGTCGCCGGAACGGTGATCACCGTCGTCAGCGCGTACGTCCACTCCGGCGAGGCGGGCACGGAGAAGCAGACCGAGAAGTACCGCTTCCTCGACGCGATGGAGGCGCGGCTCCCCGAGCTGCAGAAGCACAATGAGCTCGCGGTGGTGATGGGCGACCTCAACGTCGGCCACCGCACGCTCGACATCCGCAACTGGAAGGGCAACGTCAAGCGCGCCGGCTTCCTGCCAGAGGAGCGCGAGTACTTCGACCGCATCCTCGGCGCAGAGGGCGACCCGGCGTACAACGACGGAGCCGGACTCGGCTGGGTCGACATCGTCCGCAAGCACGCGGGCGAGGTCGACGGGCCGTACACGTGGTGGTCGTGGCGCGGGAAGGCGTTCGACAACGACACCGGATGGCGCATCGACTACCAGCTGGCGACCCCCGCACTCGCGGAGCGGGTCACGGGCTGGTCGGTCGACCGCGCGGCCGCCTACGACGAGCGATGGTCGGACCACACGCCTGTGGTCGTCGACTACGCGCTCTGA
- the ribD gene encoding bifunctional diaminohydroxyphosphoribosylaminopyrimidine deaminase/5-amino-6-(5-phosphoribosylamino)uracil reductase RibD yields the protein MTWEAPMRTALELAANGPATGANPRVGCVILDADGRVLAEGWHRGVGTAHAEVDALSRLPEGGARGATAVVTLEPCNHWGHTGPCSVALIEAGVARVVYGTDDPGHHSSGGAERLREAGVEVIGGVLRDEIEAFLGDWLTAARLGRPYIVVKWASSLDGRAAAADGSSKWITGAAARQRVHEQREASDAIVVGTGTVLADDPSLTARGDAGELLGTQPTPVVVGTRAIPKDAAVFRHPNPVIFEGTHDLEEALADLHQRGFRRVYVEGGPTLASAFVAAGLVDEYAIYLAPTLLGGPRVALGDIGVETIADQRRLRVIDVERLGGDLLIRAVPVADGAPRTSRPADEGVDADGADIVPTSPISTGQEG from the coding sequence ATGACGTGGGAAGCCCCCATGCGCACGGCGCTCGAGCTCGCCGCGAACGGTCCCGCGACCGGCGCGAACCCGCGGGTCGGCTGCGTGATCCTCGACGCCGACGGCCGTGTCCTCGCCGAGGGCTGGCATCGCGGCGTCGGCACGGCGCACGCCGAAGTGGATGCGCTGAGCCGGCTGCCCGAGGGCGGAGCCCGCGGGGCCACCGCCGTCGTCACGCTCGAGCCGTGCAACCACTGGGGCCACACCGGTCCGTGCTCGGTCGCGCTCATCGAGGCCGGCGTCGCGCGCGTCGTCTACGGGACCGACGACCCTGGCCACCACTCCAGCGGCGGGGCCGAGCGGCTCCGCGAGGCCGGCGTCGAGGTGATCGGCGGCGTGCTGCGCGACGAGATCGAGGCGTTCCTGGGCGACTGGCTCACCGCCGCCCGGCTGGGCCGGCCCTACATCGTCGTCAAGTGGGCGAGCAGCCTCGACGGGCGGGCCGCCGCCGCCGACGGCAGCAGCAAGTGGATCACCGGAGCCGCGGCCCGGCAGCGTGTGCATGAGCAGAGAGAGGCGTCCGACGCGATCGTCGTCGGCACCGGGACCGTGCTCGCCGACGACCCGAGCCTCACGGCGCGGGGCGACGCGGGCGAGCTCCTGGGCACCCAGCCGACGCCCGTCGTGGTGGGCACCCGCGCCATCCCGAAGGACGCCGCGGTGTTCCGCCACCCCAACCCTGTGATCTTCGAGGGAACGCACGACCTGGAGGAGGCGCTCGCCGACCTGCACCAGCGCGGCTTCCGCCGCGTCTACGTCGAAGGCGGCCCGACGCTGGCGAGCGCCTTCGTCGCCGCCGGCCTCGTCGACGAGTACGCGATCTACCTCGCCCCGACGCTGCTGGGCGGCCCGCGGGTCGCCCTCGGCGACATCGGGGTCGAGACCATCGCCGACCAGCGCCGCCTGCGCGTGATCGACGTCGAGCGCCTCGGCGGCGATCTCCTCATCCGCGCGGTCCCCGTCGCCGACGGCGCACCCCGCACCTCCCGCCCCGCCGACGAGGGCGTCGACGCGGACGGTGCCGACATCGTCCCCACATCCCCGATTTCCACAGGCCAGGAGGGCTGA